Part of the Spiroplasma endosymbiont of Poecilobothrus nobilitatus genome is shown below.
TGTCATAAATTAAAGATTCCTCCTTTAAAATTGGAAAAGATATCACTAAAACTAGGCTGACTTTGTAACAAAAAGATTGGTCAATTTGCTCTTGGATAAAAATAATAATTATTTAACATTTCCTCAATTGCACTCTTTTCCATTAAACCCGCACGTCAATAACTTAATAATGCATCAATAACAGCACGATTATAGGGCGGGACATAACGTATTCATAATAATGCAATTGTACTAACCACTATCATTGTTGCAATAATAAAAACTGGATATAATATTGTTCAATTAACACGATGTGAACGATTAAATTCTAAACCATAACCAATCGCACTACCAACAAAAAAACCAACAAAATTAATTAAATAAAATGAATAACCTAAAAATATTGGCATTATTAGCAACCAAAGCATAATAATTAAAGTTCGTTGGTTTGTAATTAACGCACCTAAATCTTCTTTACCATAGTTATAACTAAACAAACTTCCCCATAAAATTGCTAATAAAATAGTTGATCCGCCAAAAATTCAATTTGGTAATACGGCTTCTAAAAATACTCCGGCTAAGGGGATTCCAACTACTAAAATGATTAATAATCGTCAACGCCCCAAAAGAGCTTCTGCATAACGAGCAACACTAAAAATCATAAATAAATTTAAAACTACTAACAATGGGTTACTTGAAAATAAAACATATGTTCATAATCGTCATCATTGATTATTTCAAATTAATAAATCACGAGTAACCCCGCCATAAACTAATTGCGTTGCTCCTTCACTTAAGCCTTGGGTATTAAAAATTTGCGCACCAAAAAAGATTCCAACAATTGGAATAATTAATAATAAAGCAATTAAAACTCACGTAACACCAAGGTTATTGACACTTAATTTATCACTTAGTTGCTTTAAATTTTTTGTTAATTTACTATTAGGGTCTTTAATCCCATCTAAAATTTCCTCAGTTGTCATACCAGCCATTGAAGTATCATTTTCATTATTTTCTTGCAACATTGTAATGTTAGGATAATAAGTACTTAAACGGTCAAAATAATTATTTTTATCAACAAATAATGTTACATCGCCACTATCATCTTTATAAATTTGCGAACGATTTTCAATTAAAACAATTGATAAAATAGTAAGTTTTGCGCGTTGAAATTTTTTATTTAAAAAAGTCTTTAATGTTTGCACAACTTCATCATTAATGATGAAGTCATTAAATTCACCACTAAAATTATCAATAATTTTAATAATTTGAAATTCTTTACTATCAAATTTATATAAATAAACATTATTATTATTATTATTATTATTATTGCGTGATTTACTTTTATAAACATTGTATTTTTCTTGTTTTAAAAAATAATCAACTAGAGATAACTTATCTTTATCAAAACTCATTGTTTTCTATCCTTTCGCGCGTAATATTGCTAATCTTTGTTCAAACTCTTGTGGTAAGGCTGCTGTAATGGTCAGAGCTTCTTTAGTAACTGGATGAATAAATATTAATTGATACGCATGCAGATATTGTCCAAAACTTTCTTTTTTATCAGCGGCTGTGCCATATAACGGATCACCAAAAATAGGATGATTAATGTATTTTAGATGGGCTCGAATTTGATGAGTTCGTCCGCTTTCTAATTCACACTCTATATAAGTATAATCATTAAAGCGTTCAATTACAATAATATTAGTTACTGCTTTTTTAGAATTTTTTGCTGTAACTGTCATTTTCTTGCGATTATTAGGGTCGCGTCCAATTGGCGCATCAATTTTAGCTCGATTTTCAATAATTTGACCATGAACAATAGCTAAATACCGGCGTTGTAATTGCTTTGTTTGAATTTGTTGCTGTAGTTGATGATGAACAACATCATTTTTAGCAATAATTAAAGTTCCTGTCGTTTGGCGATCAATGCGATGGACAATTCCAGGGCGTTGCTCACCACTAGCGGTTGACAACTGCACTCCTCGTGCTAATAAAGCATTAACTAAAGTATCATTCTGATGTCCTGGTGCTGAATGAACAACTAAATTATTTGGTTTATCAATCAACATTAAATAACTATCTTCATACAAAATTGTTAATGGGATTGGCATTGGTGTTAATTCACTTGCTTTAGGATTTGAAAATTCAATGCTAACATGGTCTCCAATTTGACTAACATAATTTGCCGGCACAACTTGTCCATTAACTTGAACTTTCTCTTGTTTAATTAATGCTTGGATTTTAGTTCGCGAAAAAGGAGTGGGATTTGTTTTAAAATAATCAGTTAAAATTTTATCAATTCGAGCTGATGAAGAAACAGTAAAGGTAACCTTAGTCATTTGGATCAGAATGCTCTTCGCGTTTGCTTCGTGCTCGCTCACGATAAAACTGAATAATTTCAATAATAATAGCAAGAATTAAGACAATAACACCAAAGGTTACTCAAGTATCAGCTAAATTAAACACACTATAAGGGGGAAATAAAATTCATGCTAGAAAATCAACTACCCCCCCATGGTTTCACATGCGGTCAATTAAATTACCAAACCCACCAGTTGTAATCGTCATTAAACCAACAGCAGCAGTTTTATTATTAATATATAAAAAAATAATAAGTGCAAGCAAAGTAATAAAAACTGCGCCAATAATAACAAGCGGAAGATTATCAGCATTTGTCCCAAAAGCAATTCCTTTATTAACCATAAATTTAAAATTAATAAATCCATCCAGAAATTTAACTTCGGGAGCTACTGGGTCATGGGACAATAAATGAAAAGCTAATTGCTTCGTAATAATATCTAACATTAATAACGAAATAAAAATTGGTAGACAAACTTGGAGTTTATATTTTCAAATATAATCCCGATTTTTAAAATGGTCTTTAAAATCATATCAAAATTGTTTTGTTCGTTCTTTCATTTTCTTTTGACTCCTTTTTTGTTTTATACATTATCACACATTTTTTACCGATAAAACATTAAAACAACGATCACAAATTTCATTATTTTGGACATTTAAATGATTATAAATCATTCAACAACGTTGGCATTTTAAACCAGCTTTTTCTTGAACTTTTAAATAACTAGTTTCATATTCCGTTAAGTTCTGATGGTCAGTAGTAAAAATAATTTCACTAACAATAAAAATTTGATATAAATTCTTAATTGTTACTAAACTTGCATATGCTGGTTTTAAAGCAATCGTTACTTGACATTCTAATGATTTTTTAATTTCTTTTTGTTCACGACGACGTTCTAATTCTTTATTAACATCATCTCGTAACTTCAACACTTGGTCTCATTTTGCAATTAATTTATTATTAATAGCCATTGTTAAAACAAAATTTTCTTCTAAATGAACCGAGCTTTGTTGGCGGGGATATGTAATAAAGCGATGACTTTCTTCAACTGTATGCGGAATAATTGGTTTTAAAACATCAACTAAAATCCGATATAAATAATATAATGTTGTTTGTACCGCACGACGACGTGGTGATTTAATTTCTTCAATATATAAAATATCTTTTGTAAAATCTAAATAAAATTTTGATAATGTTGTTGTAGCAAAATTATTAATTAAAGTATAAACATTATTAAAATTAAATTCTTCATAACTTTTATTTACTTTTTGTTGAAATTCACGCGCTAAATGTAACACATAATAATCAACTTCTGCTAATTTTGGTTGTAAATCAGTTGCTGGATTAAAATCATTTAAATTTGCTAATAAAAACCGTAATGTATTACGAATTTTTCGATAAGCTTCCGCAATTTGTTTTAAAATTTCTGGACCAATTTTAACATCATCACGATAATCAACCGAAGCTACTCACATTCGTAAAATATCAGCTCCATACTGGTCAGTAATTGCTAATGGCGAGATAACATTTCCCAATGATTTACTCATTTTTTGCCCTTTTTCATCATTAGCAAAACCATGTGATAAAACAACTTCATAAGGAGCATGACCTGTCGCAACAACCGAAGTAATTAACGATGAATTAAATCATCCTCGAAATTGGTCAATTCCTTCCAAATAAACATTAACGGGATAGGGTAAATGATATTCTTTTGTTACTGCTAAATTACTAACTCCACTATCAAATCAAACATCCATAATATCTTGTTCTTTCCGTCAATTGCGATTTTGATAAGCTGGTGGCAACAATTGATCAGCACTTCATTCAAATCAAATGTCAGTTGTTTTTGCTTTGGCAAATAAATTAATTACATGTTCAATTAATTCTGTTGTAAATTGTGGTTGATTATTTTCATCGTAAAAGGCAATAATTGGTACACCCCATAATCTTTGGCGAGAAATACATCAATCCTGACGATTTTCAATCATTGTTTCCATTCTTTTTGCTGCTCATTGTGGATTTCATTGTACTTGTTTAATTTCTCTTAATAATTCTGGTTTAATTTTTTCAATTGAAACAAATCATTGTGCTGTTGCGCGATAAATAACTGGTTTTTTTGTTCGTCAATCAATTGGATAACGATGTTTTGTAAATTTTAATTTTAACAAAGCACCATTTTGTTCTAATCGTTGGCCAATCATTTTATTCACATTTTCATAATAAACACCAACTAAACTATCATCTGCTACTTCTGCAGTATATTTTCCAGCATCATCTAATGGTGCAAAGATTGGAACATTGTTAGCGCGGGCAATCAAATAATCATCTTCACCAAATCCCGATGCTATATGGGCAATTCCTGTTCCAGCTTCAACAGTAACATGGTGGCCAAGTACAACAGGACTATCGCGGTCATATAAAGGATGTTTTGTAATAATTCCAACTAATTTGGCGCCAACCACTTCTTGCACAATTTTAACTTTTTTCAAATTTAATAATGTTTGTAACTCGTCAAATAAAGCCTTAGCAAATAAGTATTTTTCACCTTCAACAAGGACTTCAACATAAACAACATCTTTTCCAACCGCTAATAATTGATTCATTGGGATTGTTCATGGTGTTGTTGTTCAAATTAAAAATTTTGTTCCTGGTTTAATCACCTTATTTCCTGTTGTCACTGTAAAAGTTACATAAATTGATGGCGATGTTAAATCAGCATATTCAATTTCTGCCTCCGCTAAAGCTGATTCGCTTGAA
Proteins encoded:
- a CDS encoding rhomboid family intramembrane serine protease, whose translation is MSFDKDKLSLVDYFLKQEKYNVYKSKSRNNNNNNNNNVYLYKFDSKEFQIIKIIDNFSGEFNDFIINDEVVQTLKTFLNKKFQRAKLTILSIVLIENRSQIYKDDSGDVTLFVDKNNYFDRLSTYYPNITMLQENNENDTSMAGMTTEEILDGIKDPNSKLTKNLKQLSDKLSVNNLGVTWVLIALLLIIPIVGIFFGAQIFNTQGLSEGATQLVYGGVTRDLLIWNNQWWRLWTYVLFSSNPLLVVLNLFMIFSVARYAEALLGRWRLLIILVVGIPLAGVFLEAVLPNWIFGGSTILLAILWGSLFSYNYGKEDLGALITNQRTLIIMLWLLIMPIFLGYSFYLINFVGFFVGSAIGYGLEFNRSHRVNWTILYPVFIIATMIVVSTIALLWIRYVPPYNRAVIDALLSYWRAGLMEKSAIEEMLNNYYFYPRANWPIFLLQSQPSFSDIFSNFKGGIFNLWQQ
- a CDS encoding RluA family pseudouridine synthase, with protein sequence MTKVTFTVSSSARIDKILTDYFKTNPTPFSRTKIQALIKQEKVQVNGQVVPANYVSQIGDHVSIEFSNPKASELTPMPIPLTILYEDSYLMLIDKPNNLVVHSAPGHQNDTLVNALLARGVQLSTASGEQRPGIVHRIDRQTTGTLIIAKNDVVHHQLQQQIQTKQLQRRYLAIVHGQIIENRAKIDAPIGRDPNNRKKMTVTAKNSKKAVTNIIVIERFNDYTYIECELESGRTHQIRAHLKYINHPIFGDPLYGTAADKKESFGQYLHAYQLIFIHPVTKEALTITAALPQEFEQRLAILRAKG
- the lspA gene encoding signal peptidase II, with translation MKERTKQFWYDFKDHFKNRDYIWKYKLQVCLPIFISLLMLDIITKQLAFHLLSHDPVAPEVKFLDGFINFKFMVNKGIAFGTNADNLPLVIIGAVFITLLALIIFLYINNKTAAVGLMTITTGGFGNLIDRMWNHGGVVDFLAWILFPPYSVFNLADTWVTFGVIVLILAIIIEIIQFYRERARSKREEHSDPND
- the ileS gene encoding isoleucine--tRNA ligase; this encodes MNYKDTLLTPNTLFEMKANLAGKEPQIQLEWLKTNVVSARYQHNASNQPFILHDGPPYANGDLHVGHALNKILKDFIVRYYNQKGFYSPWICGWDTHGLPIETAVVKSGVDQKTTPPVAFRQICRQYALDQIEKQITQFSRLGLFSDFQQKYVTLDLAYELEQLRLFQTMVQKKLVYRQLKPIYWSPSSESALAEAEIEYADLTSPSIYVTFTVTTGNKVIKPGTKFLIWTTTPWTIPMNQLLAVGKDVVYVEVLVEGEKYLFAKALFDELQTLLNLKKVKIVQEVVGAKLVGIITKHPLYDRDSPVVLGHHVTVEAGTGIAHIASGFGEDDYLIARANNVPIFAPLDDAGKYTAEVADDSLVGVYYENVNKMIGQRLEQNGALLKLKFTKHRYPIDWRTKKPVIYRATAQWFVSIEKIKPELLREIKQVQWNPQWAAKRMETMIENRQDWCISRQRLWGVPIIAFYDENNQPQFTTELIEHVINLFAKAKTTDIWFEWSADQLLPPAYQNRNWRKEQDIMDVWFDSGVSNLAVTKEYHLPYPVNVYLEGIDQFRGWFNSSLITSVVATGHAPYEVVLSHGFANDEKGQKMSKSLGNVISPLAITDQYGADILRMWVASVDYRDDVKIGPEILKQIAEAYRKIRNTLRFLLANLNDFNPATDLQPKLAEVDYYVLHLAREFQQKVNKSYEEFNFNNVYTLINNFATTTLSKFYLDFTKDILYIEEIKSPRRRAVQTTLYYLYRILVDVLKPIIPHTVEESHRFITYPRQQSSVHLEENFVLTMAINNKLIAKWDQVLKLRDDVNKELERRREQKEIKKSLECQVTIALKPAYASLVTIKNLYQIFIVSEIIFTTDHQNLTEYETSYLKVQEKAGLKCQRCWMIYNHLNVQNNEICDRCFNVLSVKNVW